Part of the Brassica oleracea var. oleracea cultivar TO1000 chromosome C8, BOL, whole genome shotgun sequence genome is shown below.
TAAGAGACCGGGGTTAATGATGTCCTTAAGTATTAATTCCCTCTATTATGTCTTCACGTTATATGATCAATGAAGGTATATAGCGCACTGAATAGACCATACAGACGATATAAATAATAAATAAGCATGTGTCATGAGTGCAAGGGAAGGCAGTACACGTTCATGTATGTATGCAATATACATATGTATCATACTTTTAAAAAATAAAAGAATATAGTATTATTTGGTTAGAAACATCTTTGTAATGAAGTTTGTGCATGTATGTGTGTGAACTCTCTGACATAAAATATAAAATCTGTAATGGGTCTCAAAGGTAGATCGCGAATAAGCAATTATAGTATACATCCACTTCCATGAGTCCATAAGCCATAAGTTCCATAGGTACATATCCTACTTCCTAATAGTTAAGAACAACTTGGATGCATGGACTTCATGTTACATAAATGTCTATATGTATAACAAATCGGTCCCATACTTATTTTATAATCATATGTTAACGGTGTAAGCAAATATAATTATGACAATAAATTCATGTAACCAGTATTTTTCTATTCCAGGGCAGACAATCCTTGTGGTTGCTAGCTAGTGCTAAGATTAAAAACAATAGTTTAAATTATTCTCTACTGTGCTAGGGCATCTTATGTCTTACAAAGCCATCACAGTAGAGAATAATTTACTGCAAAATAGGATGAAGACAAAGTAAACTGACATTGTGCAGACAATAAGACAAAGTAGTCTCGCTAATTCAAGACCTTTCAATAACAATGAGAGGCTCAAAGAACTTGCTCAAAAAGAAAAGGCTCAAAGAACGTGTTTGCTGAAGCCAACCAATAATTCCACTGAAGGTAACCCCATGATATGACAGTGAGTATAATGATCGAATTTTAACATTACGAAGAATAACATAAAAAGATGAGTCTTGAAGACTCGCAAAGCAAACAGAGGCGCTCTGGGCTTGCAGAAATTAATGGATCAAACAAGCCAACGGGTTTATGAAATCATATCTAATTTATCTTCTCACTAGCTTAAGATGAGGGAAAACACAACGAAGATGAAAACAAAGAATGTTTTCATGTAATAGTCTTGTTGTCCTTGTCCCCCCGTGTGCCGGTGATAACCATGCCTATGCGAGTGTCCTCCATGGAAAGGGTTTAAGTCGCCAGCCTCCTTTTTTCTCTCACCATCGAAATGCCGCAGCTTTGACCTCTCCGTTCTTATGTGTATTTTTTAACCGCCAGACGCTGGCGCAGCGTTTGTCCACCGAACAGGGCTACCGTCAACTCGAGGCGGCTCAGTAAGAATACTAGTAGAATAATAAGCTTTGAAGTCAATTTCACCGTGTTGGTATGCCTTTTAACATCTCTGTTTAATCTACCTGAAATTTATTAGTTTTTAACATACTTGTAATACTACTAGTTGATTGGGAAAGATATCCAACCATTCTAAAATTAGTATTTATAATTTATTTTTAACGGATAGTATATTAATTTTGATAACTGTTTTGCTATTATTTCTAATGGATATTTGAATTTCTTAAATAAAAAAGATTGCTTTTACAGCCCTAGTAAACTATGTTACGGTCTAAATTAATACATTGTATTCAAATACATTGTCAAGTCTTCTTAATCTATTTGATTTATTAAAGTGGTCTATCCTTTTCAAGTTCTCGTTTTGTAATATTAATCATCAAGTGGGAAATCAATTAAAATTTCCAAATAGAATAAGTAAATATAGATAAACACTCAAGAACGTTGAAAGTAAAAACAGTGTTTCGAATTTGCAAAAAAAAGCATTTATAAACTTTTACTTGAAATTCCAATTCATTATTTATCATACTATATATATATATATATGTTATCATGCATGTTTTTTTTGTTTTTTACCCTTCACTTGTAAGAATTAAGTAATTTATGATATCATATACATATAATTTGTTAGTATATCAGGATGAAAATCCAATCTTCATAAAATTAATATTTGCAATTTGCCTTATTTTTTTGTAGGAATGTTACGTCAAATAGATAACTTGTGCAGCCCTAAACTGTGTTACGGACTGGAATACATTGTATTCAAACACATTGTCAAGTCTCTCTGACCTACTTGAATTTGTAAAAACGTGGAAATCAAATTTTCTGTGTACCTTGGCCGGACAATTTAGTACCAGCAACTGACCACAGAAAAACTATAAATAGAGGCATCTGAGACACAAACTTTCATTCATCAATACACACTAATTTAGATCGAAACTTGAGATATAAAATGGCGAATTTCTCCGGTTTACACATTCTCTTCTTCTCCTTCATCATAGCTACATGTATAAATGCATGCATACATTTATCTCTTCTCTGCAAATTAAACATTTCAAATAAATCATTTTTCTTAGGAGTAAAATTGCACTCATATAAACGTTTGTTAATTTGTTCCATGCAGAGAAAAATATGTAAATAACCTAATTAACTATTTTCGTTTGTTTATTTTGCAAGGTGCAATTTCCGTCGTCTCCGGTACAGTGTTTACCATAGTGAACCGCTGCAGCTTCCCCGTTTGGCCTGGAATCCTCACCGGAGACAACGGTGTACAACTCAACGGCGGTGGATTCGCCTTAACCCCAGGAGCTTCTGTCGACGTAGCCGCTCCTGCAGGCTGGTCCGGCAGAATCTGGGGCCGAACCGGCTGCAATTTCGACGCGTTCGGCACTGGGAGTTGCCTCACCGGAGACTGTGGTAACAAATTACAATGCTCCGGTGCAGGAGGAGTCCCACCGGCTACACTCGCCGAATTCACAATCGGTCATGGCGGCGCGATGGACTTTTACGACGTAAGCCTGGTCGATGGTTACAACGTCCAGATGGAAATCAAGACGCGAGGCGGCTCAGGCGATTGCCAAAACGTGGGATGCGTTTCAGACCTGAACAAGATTTGTCCCAACGAGCTAAGCGTTCTTAACGGGGGAAGTGTTGTGGCGTGTAAGAGCGCCTGCGAGGCATTTGGAACACCGCAGTATTGTTGCACCGGTGCATTCAATAAGGCCGAGACTTGTCCGCCCACGGATTACTCGAGGATCTTTAAAGCAGCTTGCCCCAAAGCTTATAGCTACGCATACGACGATGCTACAAGCACTTTTACTTGTGCCAATGCTAATTACTCCATCATTTTCTGTCCCACCATATAGTTTTCATCATCAATATTTATCAACGACGATTGGTAATTATAATAGTTATGTGTAATCGCTGAAAGAAATAAAAAAAGTTTTGCGGAATGAGATAAATTCCGCAAACTATAATGAATAAAACTACTTTTGATTTTACTCAATAAAAACAAATATTTTTTGGAACTTTGTTTACTTTTCCTCGTACATAAGAGCATCTTTAGAGCAGCATTACTGGAGGTTCCAAAAGGGTTTTTAAAGGTTTTGGGTCCCACAAAAATTGAAAAACCGGTTGCAAAAAGCTTGAATGAAGAAACGATCGTGGTGGGTTTTGTCAACTGTTCGCGGGCCCCACCGACACGTGGCGGCCCGCGATTGGTTCATTTTTAAATTTTTTTTTTTAAATCAGCCGAAACAAAAAAAAAAAAAAAAAATTAGAAACCCAAAAAGGGGTTTCACCGATAATGATGCTCTTATCCCTAGAACCCATTAGGGTCTCTTAATCATTTGTTTAATAATAAATTTGTGTTAAGAATTTTAGTTAAGAGACACTTTAATTTTTTTCTTCCATTGCAATTTTTTTAAGCAACAGTTCTTACAAAAAAAATTGAAAGAACTTAGAAAAGGAAGAAAGAACTTGAAAAGAAATATTTGATCTTGTGAATACACTTTCATTATCCATATCATTTATACAAGTTTCTAATAATACAACCTTTTGTAATGGACGTTGATGCTGCACTACGGTAGAACTTGACGACCTTTTAATCATCCAATCCCCACGACAGAGCTTGGTTATGTGATCACTTGGCAACTTTGGTGGAGGCAATGTCTTTCTTGGCTGAAGCCTGGATCTGTAATGGTTTAGTCTCGCTCAACACATCTCCGCCATATACATCACTGGTCTTTCTGTAAAATTAAAACATACTTATATCATACTTCTTGGAAGAAACAATTGATCATATACCAGAAAGATTAAAACTTTTAATTACTCACCAGAAAACACTTTCATCAACGTCCTTGACATGAGAATACAAGACATGTGAGAAAAAGAATACAAGACACAATAAAACTAAGGAACTCTATGGAAGAAGACGATTGACATCTCAACACAAGTTTCTAATCTTTCCAAAGAACAAAGAACAAAAAAACAAGGAAATGAAAAACTTGTGGAAGAAGAGAACCTAAAAACATGATTAATGCTTAATTGATGGTTTCTCTTGCTCTCGGACTATGATCAATACTCAAACCCTGCTACAAAGGGTGATGTCTCTAACTCAACATACAAAGGCTATACATATCACCTAACTTAAAAGTTCTGCAATTCACAAAAAGATCAAACCTTTACTTCATAAGAAACATGAGAAACTGGATTTGGATTTAAAAAAAAACAATGAGAGTAATCTAAGCACTTACAGTCATAACAAACAAAGCTGAAAGTGCACCAGACAAAACAGTAGCTTTGGGGTGTCGCATAGCCATCAGTGCCGCTATTATAAAAGTTTCATCGCCAATCCATACAAAGATTACACTATAAATTTTGTTTACTAATAAGAATGACTTTAAACCAAATAACGCAGACGAACCTCTGTCACAAGAATCATGGAGAAACTCGAAAACAGAGCATCAAATACACCAGGCCAAGTGGATTCGAGGTTCAAACCAAGAGCACCAAGACTGTCACCAGCATCAAGTCCAATTCGTTCAGTCCCAATCTTCAGATAAAATAAAATAAAGAACATAAAATCCAGATTCCAAAGTAGATAGAATCCAATTCGAAAAAGCAGAGATCAAAGTTTTTAAATTACCATTCCACGACGGCCAAGCTCTTTATCAGATCCTTCCGATTCCTTGTCAACCCCAGATTCCTAGGCCCAATAATCCTTAATACCTAAAATCGACTGGATTCATAAAAATACGAATCTATGGAGGAAAATCGAATACCTGCGCAGAGATGGTGGAAAGAAAGATGAAGCACTCATGTTTGGACAGCTGTCTCATAAGAAACGTCCCTTGTGTGGCTTCATTAAGAGACGTGCCTTCCTTTTAATGTATTTTTCATTTTCTTTTTAATTACAATTACCCTAAGATACATGCTTAAGAGATGGTGCTCTAACCAACTGAGTTATTGTGCTGAGACGGCATAAAATGTTATT
Proteins encoded:
- the LOC106310520 gene encoding pathogenesis-related protein 5-like, with the protein product MANFSGLHILFFSFIIATCAISVVSGTVFTIVNRCSFPVWPGILTGDNGVQLNGGGFALTPGASVDVAAPAGWSGRIWGRTGCNFDAFGTGSCLTGDCGNKLQCSGAGGVPPATLAEFTIGHGGAMDFYDVSLVDGYNVQMEIKTRGGSGDCQNVGCVSDLNKICPNELSVLNGGSVVACKSACEAFGTPQYCCTGAFNKAETCPPTDYSRIFKAACPKAYSYAYDDATSTFTCANANYSIIFCPTI